One [Clostridium] saccharolyticum WM1 DNA segment encodes these proteins:
- a CDS encoding DeoR/GlpR family DNA-binding transcription regulator, with protein MRISRIDQLEQYILEHKAVSNDALCEAFEISKNTLRRDLEILVSRGNVEKVYGGVVACENTAAIPDLVTFHERSGRNAQGKQRIAALAASFVKERDIIYIDSGTTTMSIVDHLSHLSAVTVITNSLQVINKSLNYPNINLIALPGSLKRDTASLVGSSCVEYLEDYNIVRAFMACTGISVQAGVCNASTEEYTIKKTALKKSQKHYLLADYTKFGRTSLMTFGEIGQFDSILTDRMPDDAFCSYCRELGCAIETAPEP; from the coding sequence ATGAGAATTTCCCGTATCGATCAACTGGAACAATATATATTGGAGCACAAGGCGGTTTCCAATGATGCCTTGTGTGAAGCATTTGAGATTTCAAAAAATACCCTGCGCCGGGACTTGGAGATCCTCGTCTCCAGGGGCAACGTGGAAAAGGTTTACGGAGGCGTAGTCGCATGCGAAAATACGGCAGCCATCCCGGATCTGGTCACCTTTCACGAACGTTCCGGCAGAAATGCCCAGGGCAAGCAGAGGATCGCCGCTCTGGCGGCCTCCTTTGTGAAGGAGCGGGATATTATATACATTGACAGCGGAACTACCACCATGAGCATTGTGGACCACCTGTCTCATCTAAGTGCGGTTACGGTTATTACCAACAGCCTTCAGGTTATTAACAAGTCCTTGAATTATCCTAATATCAACTTAATTGCCCTTCCGGGGTCCTTAAAGCGGGATACCGCCTCCCTGGTGGGCAGCTCCTGTGTGGAATACTTAGAGGACTATAACATTGTCCGCGCATTTATGGCCTGTACAGGGATCTCTGTCCAGGCCGGGGTCTGCAACGCTTCCACAGAGGAATACACCATTAAGAAAACAGCATTAAAAAAAAGCCAGAAGCATTATCTTCTGGCAGATTACACGAAATTTGGGCGAACCTCTCTCATGACCTTTGGAGAGATCGGACAGTTTGATTCCATCTTAACGGACCGGATGCCTGATGACGCCTTCTGCTCCTATTGCAGAGAGTTGGGCTGCGCCATTGAGACGGCTCCTGAGCCGTAG
- a CDS encoding DUF6062 family protein encodes MKEKLYEIPINDAMDADDECLFCFLERKAEQELLDFVLGSCASYMESDTRQATDRSGFCPIHQKKMFDYGNALGNGWILKTYYKNLIKEMKGEFKEFTPGKTSLKDRFTKKEGNHNSVSAWIREKMKTCYICDRFSETYKRYVATFFYLYKKDPVFRERLENSRGFCLRHFADLCSGADEHLNDRERQAFYPVIFKLMEENMERISGDIDWFVEKFDYLNKDADWRQSKDALQRGMQKIRGGYPADPSYKHR; translated from the coding sequence ATGAAAGAAAAATTATATGAGATCCCCATAAATGATGCTATGGATGCCGATGATGAGTGCCTGTTCTGCTTTCTTGAAAGAAAAGCGGAACAGGAGCTTCTGGATTTTGTGTTAGGCTCCTGTGCATCTTATATGGAAAGTGATACAAGACAAGCCACGGACCGGTCCGGCTTCTGCCCCATCCATCAAAAGAAAATGTTTGATTACGGCAATGCCCTGGGAAATGGCTGGATATTAAAAACCTATTATAAAAACCTGATAAAGGAAATGAAGGGGGAATTTAAGGAGTTTACTCCCGGAAAAACCTCCTTAAAGGACCGGTTTACCAAAAAGGAAGGGAATCACAATTCCGTGAGTGCCTGGATCCGGGAAAAGATGAAGACCTGCTATATATGCGACCGGTTTTCCGAGACCTATAAACGGTATGTGGCCACTTTTTTTTACCTGTACAAAAAGGATCCTGTCTTCCGGGAACGGCTAGAAAATAGCAGGGGTTTCTGCCTCCGTCACTTTGCGGACTTATGCAGCGGGGCAGATGAGCACTTAAATGACAGGGAACGTCAGGCGTTCTATCCGGTGATTTTTAAACTCATGGAAGAGAACATGGAACGGATTTCCGGCGATATTGACTGGTTTGTGGAAAAGTTTGATTACTTAAACAAGGATGCGGATTGGAGGCAGTCAAAGGACGCCCTGCAGCGTGGGATGCAGAAGATACGGGGCGGATATCCGGCAGATCCTTCTTATAAACACCGGTAA
- a CDS encoding serine hydrolase domain-containing protein, whose protein sequence is MKKAIVFALTMLLFISGFPSKSYALPDEQSAAIQALLNEACRKSGVPGMSVSILADDEVFYFSSGYADREKELSASENTLYELASVSKAFTATGILLLEEQGRLSMTDSVQKYLPWFTLKYQGKPVDMHRLTLNHFLHHTSGLTNSRHTQNIPQGNTPDMLQKTVEMLADAELAFPPGEQYNYGTVNYDVLGLVIETVSGQSYEDFMREQVFQPLGLRQTYVYKEDARAAGQMAKGYRSSFFMTIPYHAPDYAGNKPAGYLISCTKDMARWMGIQIGIVQDIPEIFHTVIDKSHQGDLSVPAVNEMYYAAGWQVNAGQTMIEHSGGNPNFSTQVTLLPKEGKAVCLLTNGANTNISLVQKIIAILDGNLTQSYEISGTQLLDILLSSATIIFCLLAVLFFLSGLRRVKRNEPQPITKKTIIVTVIFLAATILSIMCWAFPMFIGYGWSKILVWQTYSVLTALISSSLLSASIAWFVYTQRYHASLR, encoded by the coding sequence ATGAAAAAGGCTATTGTATTTGCATTAACAATGCTATTATTCATCTCAGGATTCCCATCAAAAAGTTATGCGCTGCCAGATGAGCAATCTGCAGCAATTCAAGCGTTGCTTAATGAAGCCTGTCGTAAATCAGGGGTGCCGGGAATGTCAGTCTCAATACTTGCTGATGATGAAGTGTTCTACTTTTCTTCCGGGTATGCAGACCGTGAAAAGGAGTTGTCTGCAAGTGAAAATACACTGTATGAGCTGGCTTCGGTGAGTAAAGCTTTTACTGCCACGGGTATTCTGCTGCTGGAAGAGCAGGGGCGGCTGTCAATGACTGACTCTGTCCAAAAATATCTGCCTTGGTTTACGTTAAAGTATCAAGGAAAACCTGTGGATATGCATCGCCTTACACTCAATCACTTTCTTCACCATACCAGCGGCTTAACAAATAGTAGACATACTCAAAATATTCCGCAAGGCAATACGCCGGATATGCTGCAAAAGACTGTGGAAATGCTGGCAGATGCTGAATTGGCGTTCCCTCCCGGTGAACAGTATAACTATGGAACTGTTAATTATGACGTATTGGGCTTGGTTATTGAGACCGTGTCAGGACAAAGCTATGAAGACTTTATGAGGGAACAGGTATTTCAACCGTTAGGCCTTCGCCAGACGTATGTTTACAAAGAAGATGCCAGGGCTGCCGGACAGATGGCAAAAGGCTACCGTTCTTCCTTTTTTATGACAATTCCATATCATGCGCCGGATTATGCCGGGAATAAACCCGCAGGCTACCTCATTTCTTGTACAAAAGATATGGCCCGTTGGATGGGGATACAGATAGGGATTGTGCAGGACATACCCGAAATATTCCATACGGTTATTGATAAATCACACCAGGGTGATTTGTCGGTTCCAGCTGTTAACGAAATGTATTATGCAGCGGGCTGGCAGGTAAATGCCGGCCAAACGATGATAGAGCACTCAGGGGGCAATCCTAATTTCAGTACCCAAGTTACCCTGCTGCCAAAGGAAGGAAAAGCCGTCTGCCTGCTGACCAATGGTGCAAATACCAATATCAGCCTGGTACAAAAAATAATAGCCATATTAGACGGCAATTTAACCCAGTCCTATGAAATAAGCGGCACACAGCTTTTGGACATCCTATTGTCGTCTGCCACAATTATTTTTTGCCTATTGGCTGTACTGTTTTTTCTTTCAGGATTACGCAGAGTAAAAAGGAATGAGCCTCAGCCAATAACAAAAAAGACAATAATCGTAACCGTTATTTTTCTAGCCGCTACGATTTTGAGTATCATGTGCTGGGCCTTCCCAATGTTCATAGGATATGGTTGGTCAAAGATACTGGTTTGGCAAACATATAGTGTTCTAACAGCTTTGATTTCGTCGTCATTATTATCAGCAAGCATTGCATGGTTTGTATACACGCAACGTTATCATGCTTCGCTCCGATAA
- a CDS encoding response regulator transcription factor, with protein sequence MSRILIVEDEESIAELEKDYLELSGFEVEIENDGEQGLHMALHEDFDLVILDLMLPGVDGFEICRKVREVKNTPIIMVSAKKEDIDKIRGLGLGADDYITKPFSPSEMVARVKAHLARYERLIGSGVPDNEIIEIRGLKIDKTARRVWVNGEEKNFTTKEFDLVTFLAQNPNHVFTKEELFNKIWDMESIGDIATVTVHIKKIREKIEFNTAKPQYIETIWGVGYRFKV encoded by the coding sequence ATGAGCAGGATACTGATTGTGGAAGATGAAGAAAGCATAGCAGAGCTGGAGAAGGATTATCTGGAGCTGAGCGGATTTGAGGTTGAGATCGAGAATGATGGAGAACAAGGACTTCATATGGCGCTTCATGAGGATTTTGATCTGGTGATCCTGGATCTGATGCTGCCGGGTGTGGATGGCTTTGAAATCTGCCGGAAGGTCAGGGAGGTAAAAAACACCCCCATTATTATGGTTTCCGCAAAGAAAGAAGACATTGATAAGATCCGGGGGCTTGGCCTGGGGGCTGATGACTACATCACGAAACCCTTCAGCCCCAGTGAGATGGTTGCCCGTGTGAAAGCCCATCTTGCCCGTTATGAAAGGCTGATCGGCAGCGGAGTGCCGGACAATGAGATCATTGAGATCCGTGGCCTTAAGATTGATAAAACAGCCAGACGGGTATGGGTCAATGGAGAGGAAAAGAATTTTACCACCAAGGAATTTGACCTAGTAACCTTCCTGGCCCAGAATCCAAACCACGTTTTTACCAAGGAAGAACTGTTCAACAAAATATGGGATATGGAATCCATCGGAGATATTGCCACGGTTACCGTCCATATTAAGAAGATCAGGGAAAAGATCGAATTTAATACGGCAAAGCCCCAGTACATTGAAACGATTTGGGGAGTTGGCTACCGGTTTAAGGTGTAA
- a CDS encoding sensor histidine kinase translates to MKFQSMGETRIVKLRLRTRLVVAFLIITVIPLTLIFAVVAGLGNYQMKAFRKAYNLTEQIDLLSSNSLQIFNRLTRTEQKEISQILQSDPRQFQDGDYLAKLNENLASKYAYMIVRKGDSLIFDGNSHITQGLYGQLPKYEEMDSNIDGAIYLDGETQHLVKQMDFLYPDGDKGSVFIVSNVNGLLPEIKVMMAEMLMAIIMIIVFTDAILMMWVYRSVVSPLGRLQVATKKIRDGNLDFSLEVENDDEIGQLCLDFEEMRIRLKESAEEKVEYDKENKELISNISHDLKTPITAIKGYVEGIMDGVASSPEKLDRYIRTIYNKANDMDKLIDELTFYSKIDTNKIPYTFSKINVAGYFRDCVDEVGLEMEDRSIELGYFNYVDEDVVVIADAEQLRRVINNIVSNSVKYMDKRNGIINIRIKDVGDFIQVEIEDNGKGIPAKDLPNIFDRFYRTDSSRNSSQGGSGIGLSIVKKIIEDHGGRIWATSKEGIGTEIHFVLRKYQEVIQE, encoded by the coding sequence ATGAAGTTTCAGAGCATGGGAGAGACGAGAATAGTGAAATTAAGATTGAGAACCCGTCTGGTCGTGGCATTTTTGATTATAACGGTAATTCCCCTGACCCTGATCTTTGCAGTGGTTGCAGGGCTTGGCAATTACCAGATGAAGGCGTTCCGGAAAGCCTATAATCTGACGGAACAGATCGACCTTCTGTCAAGCAATTCCCTGCAGATTTTTAACCGTCTGACCAGGACGGAGCAGAAGGAAATCAGCCAGATCCTTCAAAGTGACCCGAGGCAGTTTCAGGATGGGGATTATCTGGCAAAACTTAACGAGAATCTGGCATCCAAATATGCCTATATGATTGTGCGAAAGGGAGACTCCCTTATTTTTGACGGGAACAGCCACATTACCCAGGGTCTATACGGCCAGCTGCCCAAATACGAGGAGATGGACAGCAACATAGACGGTGCCATCTATCTGGATGGAGAAACCCAGCATCTGGTAAAGCAGATGGATTTTCTATATCCTGATGGGGATAAGGGGAGCGTATTCATTGTTTCCAATGTGAACGGCCTTCTTCCTGAAATCAAGGTCATGATGGCGGAAATGCTCATGGCCATTATTATGATCATCGTGTTTACCGATGCCATCTTAATGATGTGGGTATACCGGTCTGTGGTAAGCCCCTTAGGGCGTCTTCAGGTTGCCACCAAGAAAATCCGGGATGGGAATCTGGACTTTTCCCTGGAGGTGGAAAATGACGATGAGATCGGGCAGCTTTGCCTGGATTTTGAGGAAATGAGGATCCGGCTTAAGGAATCCGCAGAGGAAAAGGTGGAATATGATAAGGAGAACAAGGAGCTGATCAGCAATATATCCCATGATTTAAAGACACCCATCACTGCGATTAAAGGGTATGTGGAAGGAATCATGGATGGAGTGGCTTCCTCTCCGGAAAAGCTGGACCGCTATATCCGTACCATTTACAACAAGGCCAATGACATGGACAAGCTGATTGACGAATTGACGTTTTACTCTAAAATCGATACCAACAAGATCCCTTATACCTTTTCCAAGATCAATGTGGCAGGCTATTTCAGAGACTGCGTGGATGAAGTGGGACTTGAGATGGAAGACCGGAGCATTGAACTGGGATACTTTAATTATGTGGACGAGGATGTGGTGGTCATTGCGGACGCAGAGCAGCTTCGCCGGGTCATTAATAATATTGTCAGCAATTCTGTAAAATATATGGATAAAAGGAACGGCATTATCAATATCCGGATCAAGGATGTGGGAGACTTCATCCAGGTGGAGATCGAGGATAACGGAAAAGGGATCCCGGCAAAGGACCTGCCTAACATCTTTGACCGGTTTTACCGCACTGATTCTTCCAGGAATTCTTCTCAGGGCGGAAGCGGAATCGGCCTGTCCATCGTTAAGAAGATTATTGAGGATCATGGAGGCCGGATCTGGGCCACCAGTAAGGAAGGCATTGGAACAGAGATACATTTTGTTTTGAGAAAATACCAGGAGGTCATACAGGAATGA
- a CDS encoding zinc-binding dehydrogenase yields the protein MKTKAVRMYGTDDLRLEEFELPQIKEDEILVKIMSDSICMSTYKLVKQGKKHKRAPQNMDTNPVIVGHECSGLIVEVGNKWKDHFRPGQKFSLQPALNYMGKLDSPGYSYEFCGGACTYCIMPNEVMELGCLLDYTGESFFEASLGEPMSCIIGGFHANYHTNKRNYDHAMGTKTDGNILIMGGCGPMGLGAVSYGLQFENKPKRIVVTDISDERIARAKEVISEETALERGIQLLYVNTAKMKDPISELMAITGGHGYDDVFVYVPVKEVAEMGDKLLAFDGCMNFFAGPSDSQFQAEINLYNCHYTSTHIMGTTGGNTDDLVEANQLSAKGAIEAAVMVTHIGGIDSIAEATKNLPSIPGGKKLTYTQFDMPLTAIGDFEELGKTDPLFQKLSESCKAHKGLWNGEAEKILFHHFGINPKEL from the coding sequence ATGAAAACAAAAGCGGTAAGAATGTATGGTACGGATGATTTGAGACTGGAGGAGTTTGAACTTCCACAGATCAAGGAAGATGAAATTCTTGTAAAAATCATGAGCGACAGCATCTGTATGTCCACCTACAAGCTGGTAAAACAGGGGAAAAAGCATAAAAGGGCTCCCCAAAACATGGACACCAATCCGGTGATTGTCGGTCATGAATGTTCGGGGCTGATTGTCGAAGTTGGGAACAAGTGGAAGGATCATTTTCGGCCGGGGCAGAAATTTTCTCTGCAGCCAGCGTTAAATTACATGGGAAAGCTGGATTCACCGGGATATTCTTATGAATTCTGCGGAGGGGCCTGTACTTACTGTATCATGCCGAACGAGGTGATGGAGCTGGGGTGTCTTCTGGATTACACCGGGGAGAGCTTTTTTGAAGCCTCCCTGGGAGAGCCAATGAGCTGCATCATAGGCGGATTCCATGCCAATTATCATACCAACAAAAGAAATTATGATCATGCCATGGGAACCAAAACCGATGGTAACATCCTGATTATGGGGGGATGCGGCCCCATGGGCCTGGGTGCGGTCAGCTATGGCCTTCAGTTTGAAAATAAGCCGAAGCGGATCGTGGTCACGGATATCAGTGATGAACGGATCGCCCGGGCAAAGGAAGTGATATCAGAAGAAACCGCTTTGGAGAGAGGTATTCAGCTTCTCTATGTTAATACAGCTAAAATGAAGGATCCTATTTCTGAACTTATGGCCATTACCGGCGGCCATGGCTATGATGATGTATTTGTTTATGTCCCTGTGAAAGAAGTGGCGGAAATGGGAGATAAGCTCCTTGCCTTTGACGGCTGCATGAATTTTTTTGCCGGTCCTTCTGACAGCCAGTTTCAGGCGGAAATCAATCTTTACAACTGCCACTACACAAGCACACATATTATGGGAACCACAGGCGGTAACACAGATGATCTGGTAGAGGCCAATCAGCTGTCAGCCAAAGGAGCCATTGAAGCGGCTGTTATGGTAACCCATATAGGAGGTATTGACAGCATTGCAGAGGCGACAAAGAATCTGCCTTCCATACCCGGAGGCAAAAAACTCACTTATACACAATTTGATATGCCTTTAACCGCTATCGGCGATTTTGAAGAGCTGGGAAAGACTGATCCGCTGTTTCAAAAGCTCAGTGAATCCTGTAAGGCCCATAAGGGATTATGGAATGGGGAAGCGGAAAAGATCCTTTTTCATCATTTTGGTATCAATCCAAAGGAGTTATAA
- the pfkB gene encoding 1-phosphofructokinase produces the protein MIVTVTMNPAIDKTVDIGRFERGDLNRIKRVEIDAGGKGINVSKTIRELGGESIATGFVGGTSGTIIRQVLADLGIRTDFVEVKGETRTNLKVVEETGEVTELNEPGPEVSKEQLEDLLNKLEGYANPDTLFVLAGSIPAGIPTDIYRRITEQVHQKGAKVLLDADGPLFSESLKGEPDMLKPNRSELERYYQMDYRASEQELVSMGEKLLNHGASMAAISLGQMGAIFLTKEKRYRCPGLRVKAHSTVGAGDALVAAMAYSWDEKLPLETCIRLCMGASAGAVTSIGTKPPPRSLVDELVKQVELMEISCKI, from the coding sequence ATGATCGTTACAGTTACCATGAATCCTGCCATTGATAAAACAGTGGATATTGGAAGATTTGAACGGGGAGATTTAAACAGAATAAAGCGGGTGGAGATTGATGCCGGCGGGAAAGGCATTAACGTTTCCAAGACAATCAGGGAATTAGGAGGGGAAAGCATTGCCACAGGTTTTGTGGGAGGAACCAGCGGCACCATCATCAGACAGGTCCTGGCTGACCTTGGCATAAGGACCGATTTCGTGGAAGTAAAAGGGGAGACGAGAACGAATTTAAAGGTGGTGGAGGAAACCGGGGAGGTGACAGAGCTTAATGAACCCGGACCGGAAGTATCAAAGGAACAGCTGGAAGATCTGCTTAATAAGCTGGAAGGCTATGCAAATCCTGATACCCTGTTTGTACTGGCAGGAAGCATACCTGCGGGGATACCAACGGATATCTACCGCAGGATCACGGAACAGGTTCACCAAAAGGGGGCAAAGGTTTTGCTGGATGCGGACGGTCCGCTGTTTTCTGAATCCTTAAAAGGGGAGCCGGATATGTTAAAGCCTAACCGTTCCGAGCTGGAGCGGTATTATCAGATGGATTACAGGGCTTCCGAACAGGAGCTGGTTTCCATGGGAGAGAAGCTTCTAAATCATGGAGCCTCCATGGCTGCAATCTCCCTTGGACAGATGGGTGCCATTTTTTTGACAAAGGAGAAGCGGTACCGTTGTCCGGGGCTTCGGGTAAAAGCTCATTCCACCGTAGGTGCCGGGGATGCCCTGGTAGCGGCCATGGCATACAGCTGGGATGAAAAGCTTCCCCTGGAAACCTGCATCCGCTTATGCATGGGAGCCTCTGCAGGTGCGGTCACCAGCATAGGGACCAAACCGCCTCCCCGCAGTCTGGTAGATGAATTGGTTAAGCAGGTAGAGCTGATGGAGATTTCGTGTAAAATTTAA
- a CDS encoding PTS sugar transporter subunit IIA yields the protein MFGYGKKNEEKNTELLELGNIRLNCRPGEKEAVIREVGNMLCQSGCVDESYIEAMLRRELTFPTNIGNGIALPHGVEEAKKNIKRSGIAVMVFPDGTDWGGEQVKLVIGIAGAGEEHLEILSVIAQCLADPEDVNRITRYSAQEIHTMFTGKGCS from the coding sequence GTGTTTGGATACGGGAAAAAAAATGAAGAGAAGAATACAGAACTTCTGGAACTTGGAAATATCCGTTTAAATTGCAGACCTGGAGAAAAAGAGGCAGTCATAAGGGAAGTTGGGAATATGCTTTGCCAAAGCGGCTGCGTGGATGAGTCCTATATAGAGGCAATGCTTCGGCGGGAGCTGACCTTTCCTACGAACATCGGCAATGGGATCGCACTTCCTCACGGTGTGGAGGAAGCGAAAAAAAACATCAAACGCTCCGGTATCGCAGTCATGGTATTTCCTGACGGAACAGACTGGGGAGGAGAGCAGGTAAAGCTGGTCATAGGGATCGCAGGGGCAGGAGAGGAACATTTGGAGATACTTTCCGTCATTGCACAGTGCCTTGCTGATCCGGAGGATGTGAATCGGATCACCAGGTACAGCGCACAGGAGATCCATACCATGTTTACCGGAAAGGGGTGTTCTTAA
- a CDS encoding BglG family transcription antiterminator produces the protein MAGNDFTPRMQQIVLALLKENGPVPVKQLADQIRISKRTVQRELEYIPRALKKYGLTFCSKTGTGIWLEGDREQINVLKAELEADDALDVSDRIERQKRLILEILKDKTLKKLYYYSDLFGVSEATVSSDLEAAKEWFHKYHLEIKRKPGYGVFIEGSERDFRRALRVFIDENIHTEIIQGMYEDRNQSVLNVIQNKSERNIYRILDDDIVNRVTACILRIRDKRILNLTQDSYLGLVIHVAIAVNRIRRQEIIEENPLMADFLQKDQDYDLAQTITKSLEEEFQIQIPEIECAYICLHIKGSKIQQLNIDEKSRSEIEESRELWEVVNEMIDCYNDGIAYLLKQDEEFVIQGLIAHLKPTLVRLANGMKIQNPLLEQIKRDYPAIFERCRTVAKVIERRYGYEVPEPEIGFLAVHFGAAEVRMESRKESRRKVNIGIVCASGIGISRLMSSKIARDFSDRVELSVYGMTDVSPYVLSKTDFFVSTVPLKEEADILYVSPLLSAEEMERIAGKVRQCEYMPKKQENKEFTIQLDQVNFMAVQIKNVIRLMEFQRVDNGITFEELLIAVSEKLASYADRQIMIQEDLMRRERLCSQIFPDLNFALLHARTEGVVKPVFSVCQTKDGEPFSNPYFKGVCVVLVMLVPKDDHEVENSEILGVLSERLIEEEEFLEAVRHGGIEEIRTLVSRYLNQYFRHYLDKM, from the coding sequence ATGGCAGGTAATGATTTTACGCCCAGGATGCAGCAGATCGTTCTGGCTCTTCTGAAAGAGAATGGGCCTGTTCCTGTGAAGCAGCTTGCAGATCAGATCCGCATCAGCAAAAGAACGGTGCAAAGGGAGCTGGAATACATTCCCAGGGCGCTGAAGAAATACGGCCTGACTTTTTGCTCAAAAACCGGAACCGGCATCTGGCTGGAGGGAGACAGGGAGCAGATAAACGTTTTAAAGGCTGAGCTTGAAGCGGATGATGCTCTTGATGTTTCTGACCGGATTGAACGGCAGAAGCGCCTGATTCTTGAAATTCTAAAGGATAAGACGCTGAAAAAGCTGTATTATTACAGTGATTTATTCGGAGTCAGCGAGGCAACGGTCAGCTCGGATTTAGAGGCGGCAAAGGAGTGGTTTCATAAGTATCATCTGGAGATAAAGAGAAAACCGGGATACGGCGTGTTCATTGAGGGCAGTGAACGGGATTTCCGCCGGGCCCTTCGGGTGTTTATTGATGAAAACATTCATACGGAGATCATACAGGGGATGTATGAAGACCGGAACCAGTCCGTATTAAATGTCATCCAGAATAAAAGTGAGAGGAATATATACAGAATTCTGGATGACGATATTGTAAATCGGGTTACCGCCTGCATCTTAAGGATACGGGATAAGCGAATCTTAAACCTGACCCAGGACTCCTACCTTGGCCTGGTAATCCATGTGGCGATTGCCGTGAACCGGATCCGCAGGCAGGAGATCATTGAGGAAAATCCCCTTATGGCGGATTTTTTGCAGAAAGACCAGGATTATGATCTGGCACAAACCATTACGAAATCCCTGGAAGAAGAATTTCAGATTCAGATTCCGGAAATTGAATGTGCCTATATCTGCCTTCACATCAAAGGCTCTAAAATCCAGCAGCTGAATATTGACGAGAAGTCAAGAAGTGAAATTGAGGAATCCAGGGAGCTGTGGGAGGTGGTCAATGAAATGATCGACTGCTATAACGATGGTATCGCTTATCTGCTGAAGCAGGATGAAGAATTTGTGATTCAGGGCCTGATCGCCCATTTAAAGCCTACTTTGGTTCGTCTTGCCAATGGTATGAAGATCCAGAATCCTTTGCTGGAGCAGATCAAACGGGATTATCCGGCCATATTTGAGCGGTGCAGGACCGTTGCCAAGGTGATCGAGAGACGATATGGATATGAGGTGCCGGAACCGGAGATCGGATTTCTTGCGGTACACTTCGGTGCGGCAGAAGTCCGGATGGAAAGCAGAAAGGAAAGCCGGAGAAAGGTGAATATAGGGATCGTCTGCGCCAGTGGGATCGGGATTTCCAGGCTCATGTCTTCCAAAATTGCCAGAGATTTTTCAGACAGGGTGGAACTGTCTGTTTATGGAATGACAGACGTATCCCCCTATGTGCTCAGCAAGACGGATTTCTTTGTATCCACGGTGCCATTAAAGGAGGAGGCGGACATCCTGTATGTAAGTCCCCTGCTTTCCGCTGAAGAAATGGAACGGATCGCCGGTAAGGTCCGCCAGTGTGAATATATGCCTAAAAAACAGGAGAACAAGGAGTTTACCATTCAGTTGGACCAGGTGAATTTTATGGCTGTCCAGATCAAAAATGTCATCAGGCTCATGGAGTTCCAGCGGGTAGACAACGGGATCACCTTTGAGGAACTGCTCATAGCCGTCAGTGAGAAGCTGGCCTCCTACGCTGACCGCCAGATCATGATCCAGGAGGATTTAATGAGGAGAGAACGGCTATGCAGCCAGATATTCCCTGACTTAAACTTTGCCCTGCTTCATGCCAGGACGGAAGGGGTGGTAAAACCGGTATTCTCGGTCTGCCAGACGAAAGACGGAGAGCCTTTTAGCAACCCTTATTTTAAGGGGGTATGTGTTGTGCTTGTCATGCTGGTGCCAAAGGATGACCACGAAGTAGAAAACAGTGAGATCCTGGGGGTTTTAAGCGAACGGCTGATTGAAGAGGAGGAGTTTCTGGAAGCGGTGAGGCATGGAGGAATAGAGGAGATAAGAACTCTTGTTTCCCGGTATTTGAATCAGTATTTCAGACATTATCTGGATAAGATGTGA